The Drosophila nasuta strain 15112-1781.00 chromosome 2L, ASM2355853v1, whole genome shotgun sequence genome window below encodes:
- the LOC132798672 gene encoding glycogen synthase kinase-3 alpha isoform X2, whose product MEESTNTNLALIPDGTIYIAKVLSGNDESTQFSLITVHEPINVGSFGNVYNALLNKSKRIVALKQVLHDPLSREVDVLNCLKDHCNIVQLYKNIHVNLGEPIQKYSLLALDRMPMSLQGYILEQKDRCMPLTYVRIIAYQMFRALAFVHSHGICHRDVKLDHLLIDPLTMNLRLGGFSNAFFIGQSQLADLRVTASSRLYRAPELFGSCSFYSTAVDVWSAGCVLAEIINSYPLFEHFDSDREQLLNCVLTLGTYGLEQAPRMKEASGVSKVIVETRPEWVLLLKTEVPNDLQELLNFCLLYDSDARISALGACAHCSFDELRLMEMMKKPMPNGVPLPPLFNFSSHEMSIDTSLSLLLLPLKIAEKEEKEKIIKTEED is encoded by the exons ATGG AGGAATCTACAAACACGAATCTGGCTTTAATACCTGACGGCACAATTTACATAGCCAAAGTGTTGAGTGGCAACGATGAGTCCACACAGTTCAGCTTGATCACTGTCCACGAACCGATTAATGTGGGCTCCTTTGGCAATGTCTATAATGCTCTTCTCAATAAATCGAAGCGTATAGTGGCCTTAAAGCAGGTGCTACACGATCCGCTAAGTCGCGAGGTGGACGTTTTGAATTGTTTGAAGGATCACTGCAACATTGTGCAGCTGTACAAAAACATACATGTCAATTTGGGTGAACcgatacaaaaatattcactGCTGGCGCTGGATCGCATGCCCATGTCATTGCAGGGCTACATCTTAGAGCAGAAGGATCGCTGCATGCCACTGACCTATGTGCGCATCATTGCCTATCAAATGTTTCGTGCCCTGGCCTTTGTGCATTCACATGGCATTTGTCATCGCGACGTTAAGTTGGACCATCTGCTGATCGATCCGCTGACCATGAATCTGCGACTCGGCGGCTTTAGTAACGCCTTCTTCATCGGGCAGTCGCAACTCGCGGATCTTCGTGTTACGGCATCTTCGCGACTCTATCGCGCTCCCGAACTCTTCGGCAGCTGTTCTTTCTACTCCACTGCGGTGGACGTTTGGAGTGCTGGCTGCGTGCTGGCCGAGATCATCAATAGCTATCCGCTCTTTGAGCACTTTGACAGCGATCGGGAGCAGCTGCTGAATTGTGTTCTCACGCTGGGCACCTATGGCTTGGAGCAGGCGCCACGCATGAAGGAGGCAAGCGGTGTCAGTAAGGTGATCGTCGAAACACGTCCCGAATGGGTGCTACTCTTGAAGACCGAAGTGCCAAACGATTTGCAGGAGCTGCTCAACTTTTGCCTGCTATACGATTCCGATGCACGCATCTCAGCACTGGGAGCTTGTGCTCACTGCAGTTTTGATGAGCTGCGCCTCATGGAGATGATGAAGAAACCTATGCCAAATGGTGTCCCTTTGCCGCCACTCTTCAACTTCAGTTCGCATGAGATGAGCATCGACACGAgcttgtcgttgctgctgctgccgttgaaAATCGCCGaaaaggaggagaaggagaaaattataaaaacagaAGAGGATTAG
- the LOC132798673 gene encoding probable small nuclear ribonucleoprotein G, producing MSKAHAPDLKRYMGKRIMLSMSGARTVTGILRGYDPFMNVVLEEAVELEKKKKNNIGIVIVRGNSIVNIEVMERV from the coding sequence ATGTCGAAAGCACATGCTCCAGATCTGAAGCGATACATGGGCAAGCGAATAATGCTTTCGATGAGTGGCGCCCGCACAGTTACTGGAATATTGCGTGGATACGATCCCTTTATGAACGTGGTGCTGGAAGAAGCCGTAGAGTtggaaaagaagaaaaagaacaaCATTGGCATTGTGATAGTCCGCGGCAATAGCATCGTCAATATTGAGGTTATGGAAAGAGTTTAA
- the LOC132798672 gene encoding glycogen synthase kinase-3 alpha isoform X1 — protein MAEESTNTNLALIPDGTIYIAKVLSGNDESTQFSLITVHEPINVGSFGNVYNALLNKSKRIVALKQVLHDPLSREVDVLNCLKDHCNIVQLYKNIHVNLGEPIQKYSLLALDRMPMSLQGYILEQKDRCMPLTYVRIIAYQMFRALAFVHSHGICHRDVKLDHLLIDPLTMNLRLGGFSNAFFIGQSQLADLRVTASSRLYRAPELFGSCSFYSTAVDVWSAGCVLAEIINSYPLFEHFDSDREQLLNCVLTLGTYGLEQAPRMKEASGVSKVIVETRPEWVLLLKTEVPNDLQELLNFCLLYDSDARISALGACAHCSFDELRLMEMMKKPMPNGVPLPPLFNFSSHEMSIDTSLSLLLLPLKIAEKEEKEKIIKTEED, from the exons ATGG CAGAGGAATCTACAAACACGAATCTGGCTTTAATACCTGACGGCACAATTTACATAGCCAAAGTGTTGAGTGGCAACGATGAGTCCACACAGTTCAGCTTGATCACTGTCCACGAACCGATTAATGTGGGCTCCTTTGGCAATGTCTATAATGCTCTTCTCAATAAATCGAAGCGTATAGTGGCCTTAAAGCAGGTGCTACACGATCCGCTAAGTCGCGAGGTGGACGTTTTGAATTGTTTGAAGGATCACTGCAACATTGTGCAGCTGTACAAAAACATACATGTCAATTTGGGTGAACcgatacaaaaatattcactGCTGGCGCTGGATCGCATGCCCATGTCATTGCAGGGCTACATCTTAGAGCAGAAGGATCGCTGCATGCCACTGACCTATGTGCGCATCATTGCCTATCAAATGTTTCGTGCCCTGGCCTTTGTGCATTCACATGGCATTTGTCATCGCGACGTTAAGTTGGACCATCTGCTGATCGATCCGCTGACCATGAATCTGCGACTCGGCGGCTTTAGTAACGCCTTCTTCATCGGGCAGTCGCAACTCGCGGATCTTCGTGTTACGGCATCTTCGCGACTCTATCGCGCTCCCGAACTCTTCGGCAGCTGTTCTTTCTACTCCACTGCGGTGGACGTTTGGAGTGCTGGCTGCGTGCTGGCCGAGATCATCAATAGCTATCCGCTCTTTGAGCACTTTGACAGCGATCGGGAGCAGCTGCTGAATTGTGTTCTCACGCTGGGCACCTATGGCTTGGAGCAGGCGCCACGCATGAAGGAGGCAAGCGGTGTCAGTAAGGTGATCGTCGAAACACGTCCCGAATGGGTGCTACTCTTGAAGACCGAAGTGCCAAACGATTTGCAGGAGCTGCTCAACTTTTGCCTGCTATACGATTCCGATGCACGCATCTCAGCACTGGGAGCTTGTGCTCACTGCAGTTTTGATGAGCTGCGCCTCATGGAGATGATGAAGAAACCTATGCCAAATGGTGTCCCTTTGCCGCCACTCTTCAACTTCAGTTCGCATGAGATGAGCATCGACACGAgcttgtcgttgctgctgctgccgttgaaAATCGCCGaaaaggaggagaaggagaaaattataaaaacagaAGAGGATTAG